A DNA window from Linepithema humile isolate Giens D197 chromosome 6, Lhum_UNIL_v1.0, whole genome shotgun sequence contains the following coding sequences:
- the cpb gene encoding F-actin-capping protein subunit beta isoform X2: protein MTEQQMDCALDLMRRLPPQQIEKNLSDLIDLVPSLCEDLLSSVDQPLKIAKDKESGKDYLLCDYNRDGDSYRSPWSNTYDPPLEDGSMPSERLRKLEIDANHAFDQYRELYFEGGVSSVYLWDLDHGFAAVILIKKAGDGSKKIKGCWDSIHVVEVQEKSTGRTAHYKLTSTAMLWLQTNKHGSGTMNLGGSLTRQVEQDAQISETSPHIANIGRMVEDMENKIRNTLNEIYFGKTKDIVNGLRSVQSLADQRQQAALRQDLAAALQRRNANN from the exons ATG acggAACAGCAAATGGATTGTGCATTAGATTTGATGCGGAGATTACCGCCGCAgcaaattgagaaaaatcttAGCGACTTGATTGACCTGGTTCCTTCTTTATGCGAGGATCTACTATCCTCGGTAGATCAACCATTAAAGATAGCCAAGGATAAGGAATCTGGCAAGGATTATCTCTTATGTGATTACAATAGAGATGGAGACTCCTATAG ATCTCCTTGGAGCAATACTTACGATCCACCACTGGAGGATGGCTCCATGCCTTCTGAACGCCTGAGAAAACTGGAAATAGATGCCAACCATGCTTTCGATCAATATCGAGAGCTTTATTTCGAAGGTGGAGTTTCTTCGGTGTACTTGTGGGACTTGGATCATGGGTTTGCAGCGGTGATACTCATCAAGAAGGCCGGCGATGGTTCCAAGAAGATTAAAGGATGCTGGGACTCGATACATGTGGTGGAAGTGCAGGAGAAATCAACTGGCCGTACTGCTCACTATAAGCTCACATCGACAGCTATGCTCTGGCTGCAAACCAATAAGCATGGTTCTGGTACAATGAATTTGGGTGGCAGTCTGACGCGTCAG GTGGAACAAGACGCTCAGATTAGCGAAACGTCTCCTCATATCGCGAATATTGGCAGAATGGTCGAAGATATGGAAAACAAGATACGCAACACGCTAAATGAGATTTACTTCGGTAAAACAAAGGATATTGTGAACGGATTGCGATCGGTACAATCCTTGGCTGATCAGAGACAGCAAGCTGCGCTCAGGCAGGATCTTGCAGCTGCGCTGCAGAGGCGAAATGCTAACAATTGA
- the nSMase gene encoding putative neutral sphingomyelinase, giving the protein MTNETLSILTLNCWGIPYISKNRNIRISAIAEKCASREYDIICLQEVWSVDDFKAIKAKTQEVLPYSHYFYSGVVGSGICILSWYPIHGAMFHKWPLNGYVHKIHHGDWFGGKGVGLCKIKVRNMNINVYIAHLHAEYNRENDEYMAHRVLQAFDTAQFVRMTSGGTDAAILAGDLNTEPQDLAYRIICGVAGLTDACPNSASHKGTNECANNSYTSSKLARTRPDGQRIDHILYLSSENIKIDITNFDHPLPNRVPFKTFSYSDHEAVTATLKFTEGKHSVNDLDVTDSLKEAIGICETALRSVQRQRFWYLLSGCILLIPLIWSIGLNCTNTSLGIDIGLNIVRILLTAILCYTLFMSSIWICIEKNALKAGCSGIEIYMKQLNNDQCRS; this is encoded by the exons ATGACAAACGAAACTTTGAGTATCCTAACATTGAACTGTTG GGGCATaccatatatttcaaaaaacagAAACATACGTATATCTGCTATTGCGGAGAAATGTGCCAGCAGagaatatgatataatttgtttgcaAGAAGTCTGGTCTGTCGATGATTTTAAGGCAATAAAGGCAAAAACACAGGAAGTATTGCCCTACTCGCATTACTTTTATAG TGGTGTCGTTGGATCAGGTATATGTATCTTGTCATGGTATCCTATTCATGGTGCTATGTTCCACAAGTGGCCCTTGAACGGTTACGTCCACAAGATACACCATGGAGACTGGTTTGGTGGTAAAGGTGTCGgactttgtaaaattaaagttcgcaatatgaatattaatgtttatattgcACAT TTACATGCAGAGTATAACAGAGAGAATGACGAATATATGGCTCATAGAGTGCTACAGGCGTTTGACACTGCTCAATTTGTAAGAATGACAAGTGGTGGTACGGATGCTGCGATATTAGCTGGCGACCTTAATACCGAACCACAGGATTTGGCATACAGGATTATATGTGGTGTAGCTGGTTTAACAGATGCATGTCCGAACAGTGCTAGTCATAAAGGGACCAATGAATGTGCCAATAATAGTTACACTAGCTCAAAGCTTGCTCGAACGAGACCAGATGGCCAGCGAATAGATCATATTTTGTACCTAAGCTCAGAAAATATTAAG ATTGACATTACAAATTTTGATCACCCTTTGCCAAATCGCGTGCCGTTTAAAACCTTTAGTTATTCAGATCATGAGGCTGTTACGGCGACACTCAAGTTCACCGAAG GTAAACACAGCGTGAACGATCTAGATGTGACAGATTCTTTGAAAGAAGCGATTGGAATTTGCGAAACTGCCTTAAGAAGCGTCCAGCGTCAACGCTTTTGGTATCTGTTGTCTGGTTGTATACTACTTATTCCATTAATTTGGTCTATTGGATTAAATTGCACGAATACCTCGCTAGGTATAGACATCGGTTTAAATATAGTACGTATCCTTTTAACTGCGATATTATGTTACACTCTATTTATGAGCTCAATATGGATTTGTATAGAGAAAAACGCTTTAAAAGCGGGATGTTCAGGCATAGAAATTTACATGAAACAGTTGAATAACGATCAATGTCGAAGCTGA
- the Graf gene encoding rho GTPase-activating protein 26 isoform X1: MGVGLKPLEFTDCLTDSPYFRENLHYHERELEKTSQQIKRLVKEVKDLLLAAKNLSRAQRAFSKTLQNFSFECIGESQTEDETHISQSLKEFGKLIASIEDERDRMLERAYDQIILPLENFRKEHIGGVKDGKKKFEKQTIKFCQSQERYLNLSTKKQDNVLQEADATLEMAERHFSQASLEYVFLLQEVQERKKFEFVETLLGFMFGWLTFYHQGHEVAKDFKPYMTELQLKIQKTRENFLATRDKTESLMNKMKDMKKSAVESGLNKLHSREGYLFLMEKKAFGTTWTKQYCTYQKDKKEFTMIPYNQLTGKFSSKETLTLASCIRRTSDTIEKRFCFDITAIDKPNVTYTFQALSEEDRKLWMDAMDGKEPTCPRLGCSAKSEETTLDETGFTFVSKCIAALEDRGLEEQGLYRVVGVASKVNKLLSMGLDKRKTDKLNLNDRFEWESKTITSALKTYLRTLSEPLMTFRYYNSFITAAKQEMKETRINDIHILIYRLPKANFNMLILLITHLSTVAKKSDKNLMTVGNLAVCFGPTLLRPEEETVASIMDIKFYNIVVEILIENCERIIAGPPQDSLRALPAQSALPAAVLPSKSQCVNVENGPASSGNGTAYLRYPLHNTVTVAPTSSHAHLVTRSYYDGQPIGVINKSSIVDERNNGDYDDLESTSHRIPSYLDSRSSCVGSGGRMKLTNANLMYHSADKVLSGGNTSSSSESIASDPHPFTSELPIKQKRGAMISVHYPTAYPQRSNSSSICPINTSPSSGRSSPGQVPGIWRVRTLYACMAENDGELSFEPNQIITNVKASLEPGWLEGTLNGKTGLVPKNYVEQLP; the protein is encoded by the exons ATGGGTGTTGGCCTTAAACCGTTGGAATTTACGGATTGTTTAACCGACAGTCCGTACTTCCGTGAAAATCTGCATTATCACGAACGTGAATTGGAGAAGACCAGTCAGCAGATTAAACGGCTCGTTAAAGAGGTCAAAGATTTACTATTGGCTGCAAAAA atTTGTCCAGAGCACAGAGAGCCTTTTCCAAAACATTACAAAACTTTAGCTTTGAGTGTATCGGTGAGAGCCAAACTGAGGATGAAACTCACATATCTCAAAGTCTGAAAGAATTTGGTAAACTTATCGCATCTATAGAGGATGAAAGGGATCGCATg TTGGAACGAGCATATGATCAAATTATACTACCCTtggaaaattttagaaagGAACATATTGGAGGAGTTAAG GAtggtaaaaagaaatttgagaaacaaacaattaaattttgtcaaaGTCAAGAACGTTACTTGAATTTATCTACTAAGAAACAAGACAATGTATTGCAAGAG GCTGATGCGACATTGGAGATGGCTGAAAGACACTTTTCTCAAGCTAGCTtagaatatgtatttttattgcaagagGTTCAAGAGCGGAAAAAGTTTGAGTTTGTCGAAACG TTATTGGGATTCATGTTTGGATGGCTGACATTCTATCATCAAGGTCACGAGGTTGCGAAAGACTTTAAACCTTATATGACAGAgctacaattaaaaattcagaag ACTAGAGAGAATTTCCTTGCTACCCGGGATAAAACTGAATCACTCATGAATAAAATGAAGGACATGAAAAAG TCCGCAGTAGAAAGTGGTCTCAACAAATTACACTCCCGCGAAGGCTATCTATTCTTAATGGAGAAAA AGGCATTTGGTACAACATGGACAAAACAATATTGCACAtatcaaaaagataaaaaagaatttactaTGATCCCTTACAATCAGCTGACGGGAAAATTT agCAGCAAGGAGACCCTCACCCTAGCGTCTTGCATACGACGAACATCGGATACtattgaaaaaagattttgcTTTGACATCACAGCCATCGATAA ACCTAATGTAACATATACATTCCAAGCACTTTCCGAGGAAGATAGAAAATTATGGATGGACGCTATGGATGGGAAGGAACCT ACTTGTCCACGATTAGGTTGTTCTGCAAAATCTGAAGAAACAACGTTGGACGAAACTGGTTTTACTTTTGTATCCAAGTGTATTGCAGCACTCGAAGATAGAg GACTTGAAGAACAAGGTTTATACAGAGTAGTCGGTGTTGCTTCCAAAGTAAACAAACTCCTGTCTATGGGACTTGATAAGAGGAAAACAGACAAGCTCAATTTAAACGATCGTTTCGAATGGGAGAGTAAAACTATCACTAGTGCGCTCAAGACTTACTTGAGAACTTTGTCTGAGCCATTAATGACCTTCCGATATTACAACAGCTTCATTACAGCTGCGA AACAGGAGATGAAAGAAACTCGGATAAATGATATACACATCCTCATTTATAGACTGCCTAAAGCAAACTTCAACATGTTAATCCTTCTTATTACTCATCTTTCCAC tgtGGCAaagaaaagtgataaaaatctGATGACCGTGGGGAATTTAGCAGTATGTTTCGGTCCGACTCTGCTACGACCGGAGGAGGAAACGGTAGCCTCTATAATGGACATTAAGTTTTACAATATCGTTGTGGAAATATTGATTGAGAATTGCGAAAGAATAATAGCTGGACCACCTCAAGATTCTTTGCGCGCACTACCAGCGCAATCGGCGTTGCCAGCCGCTGTCCTCCCAAGTAAATCACAATGCGTGAATGTGGAAAACGGTCCAGCTTCCTCCGGTAATGGAACAGCATATTTAAGATATCCATTACACAATACGGTAACAGTTGCACCTACGTCGTCACACGCGCAC CTTGTTACAAGATCCTATTACGATGGTCAGCCTATAGGAGTCATTAATAAATCGTCTATCGTCGATGAAAGGAATAACGGAGATTACGATGATCTCGAAAGTACGAGTCATCGTATACCATCGTATCTCGACAGTCGTAGCAGTTGTGTCGGTAGCGGCGGCCGTATGAAATTGACTAATGCCAACCTCATGTATCATTCAGCCGACAAAG TTCTGAGCGGCGGTAATACGAGCAGTTCTAGCGAATCGATCGCATCGGATCCTCATCCATTTACGAGTGAGTTAccgataaaacaaaaacgtGGTGCCATGATATCCGTGCATTATCCCACGGCTTATCCACAACGTAGTAACTCGTCATCGATATGCCC AATTAACACTTCACCCAGTAGTGGACGTTCGAGTCCCGGTCAAGTGCCAGGTATTTG GAGAGTACGAACTTTGTATGCGTGTATGGCGGAAAATGATGGTGAACTATCGTTTGAACCAAATCAAATTATCACTAATG tTAAGGCCTCTTTGGAGCCGGGTTGGCTGGAAGGCACGTTGAATGGTAAAACAGGCTTAGTGCCGAAAAATTATGTCGAGCAGTTGCCCTAA
- the LOC105673110 gene encoding sperm flagellar protein 1: MSANSEAGDHLDEIYDWIDQIKFSRPKRNIARDFSDGVLMAELLKHYYPKHVDVHNYVAGNSIAKKIDNWCTLNRKVLSKINMKLGKDTIHQLANSQSGIIEKILSDLRAKVLRDCNADRESLYSGHEDSKEVIKSVLNPEEITSKTVPRHIFARLKQELQEKNDTISMLRQKILHLESIIKLKDQRIEDLTVQITRPPIERNVTTPRPYLIGSEILKLHASTKLSQ; the protein is encoded by the exons ATCGATCAAATCAAGTTTTCTAGGCCTAAACGAAATATAGCCAGGGACTTTTCCGATGGCG TGTTGATGGCAGAACTGTTGAAACATTATTATCCTAAACATGTGGACGTGCATAATTATGTCGCCGGAAACAGCATTGCGAAGAAGATCGACAATTGGTGCACTCTAAATCGGAAGGTGCTGTCAAAGATCAACATGAAACTGGGAAAAGACACGATTCATCAATTGGCGAATTCTCAGTCAGGGATCATAGAAAAGATCCTTAGTGATCTGAGAGCTAAGGTCCTGAGGGATTGTAACGCAGACAGAGAATCCTTGTATTCTGGCCATGAAGATAGTAAAG AGGTAATAAAGTCCGTTTTAAATCCTGAAGAGATAACAAGCAAGACCGTTCCGCGGCACATTTTCGCTCGACTGAAACAAGAATTGCAGGAGAAAAACGACACAATCTCCATGCTGCGACAAAAGATTTTGCACCTggaaagtataataaaacttaaggACCAAAGGATCGAGGATCTCACGGTGCAGATTACAAGACCACCAATCGAGCGAAACGTGACTACTCCGCGTCCTTATCTTATCGGTAGCGAAATCTTGAAGCTACATGCCTCTACTAAATTGTCGCAATGA
- the Graf gene encoding rho GTPase-activating protein 26 isoform X2, whose amino-acid sequence MGVGLKPLEFTDCLTDSPYFRENLHYHERELEKTSQQIKRLVKEVKDLLLAAKNLSRAQRAFSKTLQNFSFECIGESQTEDETHISQSLKEFGKLIASIEDERDRMLERAYDQIILPLENFRKEHIGGVKDGKKKFEKQTIKFCQSQERYLNLSTKKQDNVLQEADATLEMAERHFSQASLEYVFLLQEVQERKKFEFVETLLGFMFGWLTFYHQGHEVAKDFKPYMTELQLKIQKSAVESGLNKLHSREGYLFLMEKKAFGTTWTKQYCTYQKDKKEFTMIPYNQLTGKFSSKETLTLASCIRRTSDTIEKRFCFDITAIDKPNVTYTFQALSEEDRKLWMDAMDGKEPTCPRLGCSAKSEETTLDETGFTFVSKCIAALEDRGLEEQGLYRVVGVASKVNKLLSMGLDKRKTDKLNLNDRFEWESKTITSALKTYLRTLSEPLMTFRYYNSFITAAKQEMKETRINDIHILIYRLPKANFNMLILLITHLSTVAKKSDKNLMTVGNLAVCFGPTLLRPEEETVASIMDIKFYNIVVEILIENCERIIAGPPQDSLRALPAQSALPAAVLPSKSQCVNVENGPASSGNGTAYLRYPLHNTVTVAPTSSHAHLVTRSYYDGQPIGVINKSSIVDERNNGDYDDLESTSHRIPSYLDSRSSCVGSGGRMKLTNANLMYHSADKVLSGGNTSSSSESIASDPHPFTSELPIKQKRGAMISVHYPTAYPQRSNSSSICPINTSPSSGRSSPGQVPGIWRVRTLYACMAENDGELSFEPNQIITNVKASLEPGWLEGTLNGKTGLVPKNYVEQLP is encoded by the exons ATGGGTGTTGGCCTTAAACCGTTGGAATTTACGGATTGTTTAACCGACAGTCCGTACTTCCGTGAAAATCTGCATTATCACGAACGTGAATTGGAGAAGACCAGTCAGCAGATTAAACGGCTCGTTAAAGAGGTCAAAGATTTACTATTGGCTGCAAAAA atTTGTCCAGAGCACAGAGAGCCTTTTCCAAAACATTACAAAACTTTAGCTTTGAGTGTATCGGTGAGAGCCAAACTGAGGATGAAACTCACATATCTCAAAGTCTGAAAGAATTTGGTAAACTTATCGCATCTATAGAGGATGAAAGGGATCGCATg TTGGAACGAGCATATGATCAAATTATACTACCCTtggaaaattttagaaagGAACATATTGGAGGAGTTAAG GAtggtaaaaagaaatttgagaaacaaacaattaaattttgtcaaaGTCAAGAACGTTACTTGAATTTATCTACTAAGAAACAAGACAATGTATTGCAAGAG GCTGATGCGACATTGGAGATGGCTGAAAGACACTTTTCTCAAGCTAGCTtagaatatgtatttttattgcaagagGTTCAAGAGCGGAAAAAGTTTGAGTTTGTCGAAACG TTATTGGGATTCATGTTTGGATGGCTGACATTCTATCATCAAGGTCACGAGGTTGCGAAAGACTTTAAACCTTATATGACAGAgctacaattaaaaattcagaag TCCGCAGTAGAAAGTGGTCTCAACAAATTACACTCCCGCGAAGGCTATCTATTCTTAATGGAGAAAA AGGCATTTGGTACAACATGGACAAAACAATATTGCACAtatcaaaaagataaaaaagaatttactaTGATCCCTTACAATCAGCTGACGGGAAAATTT agCAGCAAGGAGACCCTCACCCTAGCGTCTTGCATACGACGAACATCGGATACtattgaaaaaagattttgcTTTGACATCACAGCCATCGATAA ACCTAATGTAACATATACATTCCAAGCACTTTCCGAGGAAGATAGAAAATTATGGATGGACGCTATGGATGGGAAGGAACCT ACTTGTCCACGATTAGGTTGTTCTGCAAAATCTGAAGAAACAACGTTGGACGAAACTGGTTTTACTTTTGTATCCAAGTGTATTGCAGCACTCGAAGATAGAg GACTTGAAGAACAAGGTTTATACAGAGTAGTCGGTGTTGCTTCCAAAGTAAACAAACTCCTGTCTATGGGACTTGATAAGAGGAAAACAGACAAGCTCAATTTAAACGATCGTTTCGAATGGGAGAGTAAAACTATCACTAGTGCGCTCAAGACTTACTTGAGAACTTTGTCTGAGCCATTAATGACCTTCCGATATTACAACAGCTTCATTACAGCTGCGA AACAGGAGATGAAAGAAACTCGGATAAATGATATACACATCCTCATTTATAGACTGCCTAAAGCAAACTTCAACATGTTAATCCTTCTTATTACTCATCTTTCCAC tgtGGCAaagaaaagtgataaaaatctGATGACCGTGGGGAATTTAGCAGTATGTTTCGGTCCGACTCTGCTACGACCGGAGGAGGAAACGGTAGCCTCTATAATGGACATTAAGTTTTACAATATCGTTGTGGAAATATTGATTGAGAATTGCGAAAGAATAATAGCTGGACCACCTCAAGATTCTTTGCGCGCACTACCAGCGCAATCGGCGTTGCCAGCCGCTGTCCTCCCAAGTAAATCACAATGCGTGAATGTGGAAAACGGTCCAGCTTCCTCCGGTAATGGAACAGCATATTTAAGATATCCATTACACAATACGGTAACAGTTGCACCTACGTCGTCACACGCGCAC CTTGTTACAAGATCCTATTACGATGGTCAGCCTATAGGAGTCATTAATAAATCGTCTATCGTCGATGAAAGGAATAACGGAGATTACGATGATCTCGAAAGTACGAGTCATCGTATACCATCGTATCTCGACAGTCGTAGCAGTTGTGTCGGTAGCGGCGGCCGTATGAAATTGACTAATGCCAACCTCATGTATCATTCAGCCGACAAAG TTCTGAGCGGCGGTAATACGAGCAGTTCTAGCGAATCGATCGCATCGGATCCTCATCCATTTACGAGTGAGTTAccgataaaacaaaaacgtGGTGCCATGATATCCGTGCATTATCCCACGGCTTATCCACAACGTAGTAACTCGTCATCGATATGCCC AATTAACACTTCACCCAGTAGTGGACGTTCGAGTCCCGGTCAAGTGCCAGGTATTTG GAGAGTACGAACTTTGTATGCGTGTATGGCGGAAAATGATGGTGAACTATCGTTTGAACCAAATCAAATTATCACTAATG tTAAGGCCTCTTTGGAGCCGGGTTGGCTGGAAGGCACGTTGAATGGTAAAACAGGCTTAGTGCCGAAAAATTATGTCGAGCAGTTGCCCTAA
- the LSm3 gene encoding uncharacterized protein LSm3, giving the protein MVEESEQLPPIDVKEPLDLIKLSLEERIYVKMRNERELRGKLHAFDQHLNMVLGDVEEIINIVEIDEETYEEIYRQKKRTIQMLFVRGDGVILVSPPT; this is encoded by the exons aTGGTTGAAGAATCGGAGCAG ttgcCGCCGATAGACGTGAAGGAACCCTTAGATCTCATTAAATTAAGTCTGGAGGAGCGAATTTACGTCAAAATGAGGAACGAGAGAGAACTCCGAGGAAAATTACat GCTTTTGACCAGCATTTGAACATGGTATTGGGAGATGTAGaagaaatcataaatatagTGGAGATCGACGAAGAAACATATGAGGAAATCTATCGCCAAAAAAAGAGGACCATCCAGATGCTATTTGTGCGTGGCGATGGTGTAATATTGGTATCTCCACCCACATAA
- the cpb gene encoding F-actin-capping protein subunit beta isoform X1, which produces MNMTREEAEFARVNSLSPTITRDETYNHYHHCGITCADSRIFAIIEKTEQQMDCALDLMRRLPPQQIEKNLSDLIDLVPSLCEDLLSSVDQPLKIAKDKESGKDYLLCDYNRDGDSYRSPWSNTYDPPLEDGSMPSERLRKLEIDANHAFDQYRELYFEGGVSSVYLWDLDHGFAAVILIKKAGDGSKKIKGCWDSIHVVEVQEKSTGRTAHYKLTSTAMLWLQTNKHGSGTMNLGGSLTRQVEQDAQISETSPHIANIGRMVEDMENKIRNTLNEIYFGKTKDIVNGLRSVQSLADQRQQAALRQDLAAALQRRNANN; this is translated from the exons ATGAATATGACGCGAGAAGAAGCTGAATTTGCCCGCGTGAACTCGCTGTCACCTACGATTACCCGCGATGAAACGTACAACCACTATCATCACTGCGGGATTACTTGCGCAGATTCGCGCATATTCGCCATCATTGAAAAG acggAACAGCAAATGGATTGTGCATTAGATTTGATGCGGAGATTACCGCCGCAgcaaattgagaaaaatcttAGCGACTTGATTGACCTGGTTCCTTCTTTATGCGAGGATCTACTATCCTCGGTAGATCAACCATTAAAGATAGCCAAGGATAAGGAATCTGGCAAGGATTATCTCTTATGTGATTACAATAGAGATGGAGACTCCTATAG ATCTCCTTGGAGCAATACTTACGATCCACCACTGGAGGATGGCTCCATGCCTTCTGAACGCCTGAGAAAACTGGAAATAGATGCCAACCATGCTTTCGATCAATATCGAGAGCTTTATTTCGAAGGTGGAGTTTCTTCGGTGTACTTGTGGGACTTGGATCATGGGTTTGCAGCGGTGATACTCATCAAGAAGGCCGGCGATGGTTCCAAGAAGATTAAAGGATGCTGGGACTCGATACATGTGGTGGAAGTGCAGGAGAAATCAACTGGCCGTACTGCTCACTATAAGCTCACATCGACAGCTATGCTCTGGCTGCAAACCAATAAGCATGGTTCTGGTACAATGAATTTGGGTGGCAGTCTGACGCGTCAG GTGGAACAAGACGCTCAGATTAGCGAAACGTCTCCTCATATCGCGAATATTGGCAGAATGGTCGAAGATATGGAAAACAAGATACGCAACACGCTAAATGAGATTTACTTCGGTAAAACAAAGGATATTGTGAACGGATTGCGATCGGTACAATCCTTGGCTGATCAGAGACAGCAAGCTGCGCTCAGGCAGGATCTTGCAGCTGCGCTGCAGAGGCGAAATGCTAACAATTGA